One region of Vigna angularis cultivar LongXiaoDou No.4 chromosome 10, ASM1680809v1, whole genome shotgun sequence genomic DNA includes:
- the LOC108335151 gene encoding uncharacterized protein LOC108335151 produces MLRSTAFPTPYNSVPLLSHAHTCYSLAPSRAASFHFSFVSKFVCLQFRQPCSKLSGRAFVAVSAKKKRPGGSEIAVADDGLDEEEYDNDLSDEFDDEEEEFDYDDDDEGMLPLEKMNKWFEKRPKGFGEGKVYDTSVEDKLLEEIRQSRVAQVENLKMLKSNPVKHASNEKDDKKKDTKLVPIGSRVRLVNLPKKKNILRDLKAALQGIPGITNIAPAVIGNKKTRDPICKGFAFVDFKREEDAVRFVELYTGQTITFGKIQKQIKCELLNGQSLSPSLKISENLSAAPQHMDTTTFEEDSDEDSNSDDDSALSTWDETNSDDLDGLDNLMDGEEQEDDGGIQESVTALRVDGDDGTELRIHPETNSPPSDKLDRNSTVEKKSFSKVKQENARTKKSTSKEKAKTFLDIPGSSRRLKIREKAVLSDVFSKYGSKATLASKDS; encoded by the exons ATGCTCCGTTCAACTGCATTTCCGACACCTTACAATTCGGTGCCTCTTCTCTCTCACGCGCACACGTGTTACTCTCTGGCTCCCTCACGTGCCGCTAGTTTTCACTTCTCCTTCGTTTCGAAGTTCGTGTGCCTACAATTCCGGCAACCCTGCTCGAAGCTTTCCGGCCGCGCTTTTGTTGCGGTCTCCGCGAAGAAGAAAAGGCCTGGAGGCTCTGAAATCGCCGTGGCAGACGATGGTTTAGACGAGGAGGAGTACGACAATGATTTAAGTGACGAATTCgatgacgaagaagaagaatttgattatgatgacgatgatgaggGGATGCTTCCGTTGGAGAAGATGAATAAATGGTTCGAGAAGAGACCGAAGGGCTTTGGTGAGGGGAAAGTGTACGACACTTCGGTTGAGGATAAGCTGCTCGAGGAAATTCGTCAGAGTAGAGTAGCTCAGGTTGAGAACTTGAAGATGCTTAAGAGCAACCCTGTGAAGCATGCTTCCAATGAAAAAGATGATAAGAAGAAAG ATACCAAACTGGTTCCAATTGGAAGTCGAGTGCGATTGGTGAACCTACCGAAGAAGAAAAACATCCTTAGAGATCTGAAAGCAGCTTTGCAAGGGATTCCGGGCATAACTAATATTGCCCCAGCTGTTATTGGAAACAAAAAGACAAGGGATCCAATCTGCAAAGGTTTTGCTTTTGTTGATTTCAAGCGTGAAGAAGATGCAGTTAG GTTTGTGGAGTTATACACAGGACAAACTATAACATTTGGGAAAATTCAGAAGCAGATAAAATGCGAGCTTCTAAATGGACAGTCTTTATCTCCATCTctgaaaataagtgaaaatctGAGTGCCGCTCCACAGCACATGGACACTACTACCTTTGAAGAAGATTCAGACGAGGATTCCAACAGCGATGATGATTCTGCTCTCAGTACATGGGATGAGACCAATTCAGATGATTTGGATGGCCTGGACAATCTGATGGATGGAGAAGAACAAGAAGACGATGGGGGTATTCAAGAATCCGTCACTGCTTTGAGAGTGGATGGTGATGATGGTACGGAATTGAGGATCCATCCTGAAACTAATTCACCTCCCTCAGACAAGCTTGACAGAAACTCCACAGTGGAAAAGAAGTCATTTTCCAAGGTTAAACAAGAAAATGCCCGGACGAAAAAATCAACTTCCAAAGAGAAAGCCAAAACATTTTTAGATATTCCTGGATCCTCAAGAAG GTTAAAGATAAGGGAGAAGGCTGTATTAAGTGATGTTTTCTCCAAGTACGGATCAAAAGCTACACTTGCTTCAAAAGATAGTTAG